In Capsicum annuum cultivar UCD-10X-F1 chromosome 11, UCD10Xv1.1, whole genome shotgun sequence, one genomic interval encodes:
- the LOC124888743 gene encoding heavy metal-associated isoprenylated plant protein 3-like, translated as MKKEDENIKVVLLIDMNCVCDNCFKKIAKCIQNLEGIKLLNIEDTGVKYEVTVRSKMEPSKLQKKIEKKMKQKVELISPKPQENKGKEDPKKITFETNLGCHKCVKKIENIVTKTKGKFFFFYHLQRA; from the exons atgaagaaagaagatgaaaatattaaAGTTGTTTTGCTGATAGATATGAATTGTGTGTGTGATAATTGTTTCAAGAAAATTGCCAAATGCATTCAAAATTTGGAAg GTATAAAGTTGTTGAACATAGAAGATACTGGAGTGAAATACGAAGTAACAGTGCGTAGCAAAATGGAACCATCGAAACTCCAAAAGAAAATCGAGAAGAAAATGAAGCAGAAAGTAGAACTTATTTCTCCGAAACCACAAGAAAATAAAGGGAAAGAGGATCCCAAAAAAATAACCTTCGAAACTAATTTGGGATGTCATAAATGTGTGAAGAAAATAGAAAACATTGTGACCAAAACTAAAggtaaatttttcttcttttaccaTTTACAGAGAGCCTAA
- the LOC107847239 gene encoding heavy metal-associated isoprenylated plant protein 1-like: protein MKIEENGAVYKVTMTGKFDPLKLQKKMEKELKKTVKLISPKLDIQESEMIEHKYKCNEVITAIYSLFSGAVFLSLTTAVFKLALNYDECNEKIHRIITRTGGCRNMKMDWENNLVTVTGTIDVKSLAESLRYHLRKNVEILMVNDGGGGSGIVYPRSRTVTGDHLYRATELFSDENPNACIVL, encoded by the exons ATGAAGATAGAGGAGAATGGAGCAGTGTATAAGGTGACGATGACTGGAAAATTCGATCCGTTGAAACTCCAGAAAAAAATGGAGAAGGAATTGAAGAAGACAGTGAAATTGATTTCACCTAAGCTGGATATACAGGAAAGTGAGATGATCGAACACAAGTATAAATGCAATGAGGTGATAACTGCAATTTATTCTCTGTTTTCAGGTGCAGTTTTT CTTTCGCTGACTACTGCAGTGTTTAAACTTGCTCTGAACTACGACGAATGTAACGAGAAGATTCACAGAATCATCACTAGAACCGGAG GGTGCAGGAACATGAAAATGGACTGGGAAAACAATTTGGTGACAGTAACTGGGACAATTGATGTGAAATCCTTGGCAGAATCACTGAGGTATCACCTGAGAAAGAACGTCGAAATTTTGATGGTGAATGACGGAGGTGGAGGCAGCGGCATTGTTTACCCGAGAAGCAGAACGGTGACCGGAGATCATTTGTATCGTGCTACAGAGTTGTTCAGTGATGAAAATCCAAATGCTTGCATTGTTCTGTGA